One window from the genome of Micromonospora aurantiaca ATCC 27029 encodes:
- a CDS encoding ArsR/SmtB family transcription factor, which yields MGTAKTATPAISPLAGEPIKRADAERLAGVLKAFADPARLRLLSLIQSAPEGEASVSDLTAPLGLSQPTVSHHLRILTEAGLLEREKRGVWAYYRLVPSAISAIAESLTPPRKRPTKKVR from the coding sequence GTGGGAACTGCGAAAACTGCCACCCCTGCCATCTCGCCACTTGCCGGCGAGCCGATCAAGCGTGCCGATGCCGAGCGGCTCGCGGGAGTCCTGAAGGCGTTCGCCGACCCGGCCCGGCTGCGCCTGCTCAGCCTGATCCAGTCCGCTCCGGAGGGCGAGGCGTCAGTCAGCGACCTCACCGCGCCGCTCGGTCTCTCCCAGCCGACCGTCAGCCATCACCTCCGGATCCTCACCGAGGCCGGCCTGCTCGAGCGGGAGAAGCGGGGTGTGTGGGCGTACTACCGCCTGGTGCCGTCCGCGATCTCGGCGATCGCCGAGTCGTTGACCCCGCCTCGTAAACGGCCGACGAAGAAGGTCCGCTGA